CGACGGCTTCAACATCGGGATGAATCAGGGCGCGATCGCCGGCGCCGGGATCGCGTCGCACCTGCACCAGCACATCGTGCCGCGGTGGGCCCAGGATGCGAACTTCCTGCCCATCATCGCCAAAACGAAGGCGCTCCCGCAGCTCCTGGGCGAGGTGCGGGAGGCCATCGCGAACGCCTGGCCGCAGCAGTAGCGGGAGCGGTCGGTGAGGTCAGCGCGGTCAGCGCACGCGCGTGACCGCGAACTGCTCGCGCGGGTGCGCGTAGGACTCCTGCGACTCGACCAACTGCAGCTCGCGCTCTCCCGACTCGTGAGTGCGGGTGAGCAGGTCGAACACGCTCGAGACGGTCTTCCGCAGGGCGAGCTCGGCGTCGCCGGTCCGGACGTAGTGCGCGGTGAACAGCGCGGCGGTCACATCGCCCGAGCCGTTCGCCTTCATCGGCAGCCGCGGGGTCTGCACGATCCACGCGCCGGCATCGTCGACCGCGAGCATCTCGATCGTGTCGGCGGGGGCATCCGGACGCTCGACACTGGTCACGAGGACCGTGCGCGGGCCCATCGCGCGCGCCGCATCCACCGACTCCAGCGTGGATTCGAGCGTGTCGGGCGACGTCTCGGTGAGGAACCCGAGCTCGAACTGGTTCGGCGTGATGATGTCGGCGACCGGCACCACGCGCTCGCGCAGCAGCACCGGGATGGCCGGGGCGACGAAGCAGCCCGACTTCGCGTTGCCCATCACCGGGTCGCAGGCGTACACGGCGTCCGGGTTGGCGGCCTTCACGCGCGCCACGGCGTCGACGATCACGTCGCCGATGCCCTCACTGCCCTGGTAGCCGGAGAGGACCGCATCCACCTGCCCGAGCACGCCGCGCTCCTCGATGCCGGTGATGACCTCCCGGACGTCGTCGGGGGAGATCAGCGGCCCGCGCCAGGCGCCGTAGCCGGTGTGGTTCGAGAAGGTGACCGTGTACACCGGCAGCACCTCGACGCCGATGCGCTGCAGCGGGAAGACGGCGGCGGAGTTGCCGACGTGACCGTAGGCGACCGCGGACTGGATCGAGAGGATCTTCATCCCTCGATCCTCTCACCCCGGAGTCGGGGTCACTTCGCGACGTCGACCAGATCCTCGAGCAGGCGTTCGCTCTCGTCCGCGCTCAGGTCGTGGACCGTCAGCCGCAGATGGTGCGAGGGTGCGGGATGCTCGGAGAGCTGGAACTCGTCGCCGGTGCGTGCCAGCCACCCGCGTCGCATCAGGCGCTCCGCGACGACGCGCGCCTCGACCGGCAGCGGGACCCAGAGGCTGAGACCGTCGAGCGCCTCCGTGGGGAGTCCGCGCTCGGTGAGACGGTGGGCGAAGGCGGCGTTGCGCTCGGCGTAGTGGCGCCCGGCCGCGGCGATCTGCTCGAGGACCGCTTCGTCGGAGAGCTGTGCGAGCACGAGGCGCTGGAGGATGTGGCTGACCCAGGTCGTCCCCGGGCTCAGACGGAAGGCCAGCCGCTCGGCTGTCTCGGGGTCGGTGGCGGCGACGGCGAGGCACATGTCGGGGCCGAGGAACTTGGAGACGGAGCGGACCAGTGCGAACCGCCGGTGGTCCGGCCCGATCAGCGACTCGTACGGTGCCTGCGACAGCATGGAGAAGTGGTCGTCCTCGATGACGAGCACGTAGGGATGCTCGGCCAGCAGTTCCCGCAAGGCAGCGGCCCGGCCGGGAGAGAGGGTCGCGCCCGTCGGGTTCTGCGCGCGAGGGGTGCAGATGATCGCGCGGACGCCCGCGTCGAGGGCCGCGCGGAGCCCGTCCACCGTCATCCCTTCGGCATCTACGGGGACGGGCACGGCCCGGTATCCGCCGTGCCGCACGGTGTGGATGCTGGCCAGGAAGCAGGGATCCTCCAGCGCGACCGCGTCGTCGCGCAGCAGCGCCTGGGCCAGGAGGCGCTCGACCGCATCCACGGCGCCGTTCGTGACCGTGATCCGTACCGGCTGGTCGGGCAGGTCCTCGCGCACCCAAGCGAGCGCGCGCCGCTCGAGGGCCGGGTCGATCACGGGCTCGCCGTACAGCACGGGCCGGCCGATGGCGCCGGCGAGAGCGGGGGACAGGTCGGGGATGAGTGCGGGGTCCGGGTTTCCGGTGCCGATGTCGCGCAGCACGCTGTCCTGCGCGTATCCCTCCTGTGCGACCGCCTCGACGCCCGCGATGACGGTCCCGGCTCGGCCGCG
This region of Leifsonia sp. fls2-241-R2A-40a genomic DNA includes:
- a CDS encoding aminotransferase class I/II-fold pyridoxal phosphate-dependent enzyme, translated to MDEHGITGTTASEIAASVRALHERGALRRGDALPPVRELAARLSVNRNTAVAAYRLLAQAGVVTARGRAGTVIAGVEAVAQEGYAQDSVLRDIGTGNPDPALIPDLSPALAGAIGRPVLYGEPVIDPALERRALAWVREDLPDQPVRITVTNGAVDAVERLLAQALLRDDAVALEDPCFLASIHTVRHGGYRAVPVPVDAEGMTVDGLRAALDAGVRAIICTPRAQNPTGATLSPGRAAALRELLAEHPYVLVIEDDHFSMLSQAPYESLIGPDHRRFALVRSVSKFLGPDMCLAVAATDPETAERLAFRLSPGTTWVSHILQRLVLAQLSDEAVLEQIAAAGRHYAERNAAFAHRLTERGLPTEALDGLSLWVPLPVEARVVAERLMRRGWLARTGDEFQLSEHPAPSHHLRLTVHDLSADESERLLEDLVDVAK
- the pdxY gene encoding pyridoxal kinase PdxY; translated protein: MKILSIQSAVAYGHVGNSAAVFPLQRIGVEVLPVYTVTFSNHTGYGAWRGPLISPDDVREVITGIEERGVLGQVDAVLSGYQGSEGIGDVIVDAVARVKAANPDAVYACDPVMGNAKSGCFVAPAIPVLLRERVVPVADIITPNQFELGFLTETSPDTLESTLESVDAARAMGPRTVLVTSVERPDAPADTIEMLAVDDAGAWIVQTPRLPMKANGSGDVTAALFTAHYVRTGDAELALRKTVSSVFDLLTRTHESGERELQLVESQESYAHPREQFAVTRVR